The DNA sequence CCGCGAGCGGGCGCGCACCGGCATCCACAACCTGCGCGTGCAGTACAACAAGGTCCACGGTTTCTACATCGAGGTCACCACCGGCCAGGTCGACAAGGTGCCGATGGACTACCAGCGCCGCCAGACGCTGAAGAACGCCGAGCGCTACATCACGCCCGAGCTGAAGGCCTTCGAGGACAAGGCGCTGTCGGCCCAGGAGCGTTCGCTGTCGCGCGAGAAGTGGCTGTACGAGCAGGTGCTCGACGCGCTGCAGCCGCACCTGAACCCGCTGTCCGAACTCGGCCGCGCGCTCGCCAGCCTTGACGCGCTGGCCGCGTTGGCTGAGCGCGCCGAGACGCTGCACTGGTGCGCGCCCGAGTTCGTCGCGCACCCGTGCCTCGACATCGAACAGGGCCGCCACCCGGTCGTCGAGGCGCGACTGGCCGAAACCGGCGGCGGCAACTTCATCGCCAACGACTGCCGGCTGGATTCGGCGCGGCGCATGGTCATCCTCACCGGTCCGAACATGGGCGGCAAGAGCACGTTCATGCGGCAAGTAGCGCTCACCGTGCTGCTGGCGGCGATCGGCTCGTACGTGCCGGCCGCGCGCTGCCGCCTCGGGCCGATCGACGCGATCCACACCCGCATCGGCGCGGCGGACGATCTGGCGAACGCGCAGTCCACCTTCATGCTGGAGATGACCGAAGGCGCCGCCATCCTCCACAGCGCGACCGAGCACTCGCTGGTGCTGATGGACGAGATCGGCCGCGGCACCTCGACCTTCGACGGTCTGGCGCTGGCCGGCTCGATCGCCACGCACCTGCACGACCGCAACCGCGCCTTCACGCTGTTCGCCACCCACTACTTCGAGCTGACCGAGTTCCCGGCGCGCCACCGCCACGCGGTGAACATGCACGTCTCGGCCGCCGAGTCGGGCGACGACATCGTCTTCCTGCACGCGATCGAGCCCGGGCCGGCCAGCCGCAGCTATGGCGTGCAGGTGGCGCGGCTGGCGGGGATGCCGTCGGCGGTGCTGCGGCAGGCGCGGCAGACGCTCGACACGCTCGAAGCCCAGCAGCACGCGGGCGCGTCGCAGATCGACCTGTTCGCCCCGGCGCCCGAACCGGAACCGGCCCCGCTGGCACCACCGCCCGCGGTTGTTGCGCCCGCGCCGACGGACCCGCTCGCCGACGAGGTGCTGCAAGCCTTGCGCGCACTTGACCCTGATACGCTCACCCCTCGCGCCGCGCTGGATGCGCTTTACCGGTTGAAGACGCTCGCGACCGCCCCGAATCCCCTGCATTCCCCCCTCAGCTCCTGACCCTCCCCATGACTTACTGTGTCGGCATCCGGCTCAACGCCGGTCTCGTGTTCCTCTCCGATTCACGCACCAACGCGGGGCTCGACGCGATCAGCACCTTCCGCAAGATGATGGTCTACGAGAAGGCCGGCGACCGCTGCATGGTGCTGCTGTCGGCCGGCAACCTGAGCATCTCGCAGTGCGTACGCGAGATCCTGCAGACCGAGAAGATCCCCAACGGCGACGGCGAACCCATCACCATCTGGAACGCCAAGAGCATGTTCGACGCGACCCGCGTGCTCGGCTCGGCGGTGCGGCGCGTCTACGAGACCGACGGCAAGGCGCTCCAGAACGCCGGCATCGACTTCAACTGCTCGATGATCTTCGGCGGCCAGATCGGCGACGAGGCGATGCGGCTGTTCCTGGTCTACTCGGCCGGCAACTTCATCGAGGCCACGCGCGAGACCTGCTTCTTCCAGGTCGGCGAGTCCAAGTACGGCAAGCCCATCCTCGACCGCGTCCTGACACCCGACACCCCGCTCGACGAGGCCGCCAAGTGCGCGCTGGTGTCGATGGACTCGACGCTGAAGTCCAACCTCTCGGTGGGGCTGCCGCTGGACCTGCTGGTCTACCGCGCCGGCGACCTGAAGGCCGACCGCATCGTCTGCATCGACGACAAGAACCCGTATTTCAAGATGATCCACGACACCTGGGGCCAGCGCCTGCGCGAGGTGTTCGAGGGCATCGACGACCCGGCGTGGAACGGTGCCGCCGCCGAGTTCCCGCTGATGCAGGAGTCCGAGCGCTACGAATCCATGCGCAAGATCACCCACCCGGGCGAGCGCATCGTCTGACCCGCCGGACACCCCGCCCATGCCCACGCAACCCGGCGTCATCGTCTTCAGCCACGGCAACAGCTTCCCCGCGGGCACCTACGCGCAGCTCTTCGCGCACTGGCGTGCGGCGGGCTGGCGGGTCGAGGCGGTGGAGAAGTACGGCCATGACCCGCACTACCCGGTCACCAGCAACTGGCCGCGGCTGCGCGACCAGCTGATCGACTTCGTCGACGGACTCGCGCTCGGCGCGCCGGTGGTGTTCGTCGGGCATTCGCTGGGCGGCTTCCTGAGTCTGAAGGCGGCGCTGAAGCGGCCGGACCTGGCGCAGGCGGTGGTGCTGCTGGACTCGCCCGTCCTGACTGGCTGGAAGGCGCACAGCGTGCAGGTGGCCAAGGCGACGCGGCTGATCCAGCGCATCTCGCCCGGCAAGGTCGCAGCGCGCCGGCGCCACCACTGGGCCTCGGTGGACGAGGCGCGGGCGCATTTCGCGGCCAAGCACATCTTCGCCCGCTGGGACCCGCTGTGCCTGGAAGACTACCTGCACGCCGGCCTGGAACCGGCAGCGCAGGGCGGCGTGCAGCTCGCCTTCGACCGCCAGGTCGAGGCACGCATCTACAACACGCTGGCGCACAACCTGGGCGATGTGCTGCGCCGCCATCCGCCGCGGTTCCCGGTGGCGTTCCTGGGCGGCACGCAGTCGCGCGAGGTGCGGCAGGTGGGCCTGGCCGCCACGCGGGCGCTGGTGCGCGAGCGCTTCCAGTGGATCGAAGGCACGCACCTCTTCGCGCTGGAACACCCGGCCGAGACGGCCGCACGCGTGCTGGCGCTGATCGGCGAGATGCCCTTGCAGAAGCGTTGAGCCGGCTCAATTCCGCAGGCCCGACCGGGCACCAGCATCGCGTCGGCGGCAGGTGGACCGCAAGACGGGGTAGCGGAATGAACGACGCGAACGACTGCATCCGCTGGCTCAGCGGACTGTCCATGGCCGATCTGCCGCTGGTGGGCGGCAAGACTGCATCGCTGGGCGAGATGTTCCGGGAACTGCGGCCCCTCGGCGTGCGGATCCCGGACGGCTTTGCCGTCACGGCCGCGGCCTACCGCGAAGCGCTGGATGCGGCTGGCGCCTGGGGCCCGTTGCACGCCCTGCTGGACAGGCTCGACAAGCGTGACCTCGACGCCCTGGCCCATGCCGGCGCGCAGGCCCGCGAGATCGTCTATGCCGCCCCCATGCCCGCCCCCGTGGAAGCCGGCATCCGCCTCGCCTGGCGTGCGCTGCAGGCCCGGTTCGGCCCGACGCTGAGCGTGGCCGTGCGCAGCTCGGCCACCGCAGAGGACCTGCCGAACGCCAGCTTCGCCGGCCAGCACGACACCTACCTCAACGTGCGTGGCGAGCAGATGCTGGTCGACGCCATCAAGCGCTGCCAGGCCTCGCTGTTCACCGACCGCGCCATCTCCTACCGCATCGACCAGGGCTTCGACCATTTCAAGGTCGCGCTGTCCGTGGTGGTGATGCAGATGGTGCGCAGCGACCTGGCCAGCAGCGGCGTGGTGTTCACGCTCGACACCGAGTCCGGCCACCCGGACGTGGTCTTCATCACCGGCGCCTGGGGCCTGGGCGAGAACGTGGTGCAGGGCGCCGTGGACCCGGACGAGTTCCATGTCCACAAGCCCACCTTCCGGGCCGGCTACCGCTGCGTGCTGCGCCGGCGCCTCGGGCGCAAGCAGATCCGCATGGTGTACAGCGGCGGCGACACCCGCGCGCCGGTGGTCAACCAGCCCACCCCGGCCGCGGACCGCGCCCGGTTCTGCCTGAGCGACACCGACGTGCTGGCACTCACGGACGCCGCGCTCAAGATCGAGGCCCACTACTCCCGCCGTGCCGGCAGCTGGCGGCCGATGGACATCGAGTGGGCCAAGGACGGCCCGGACGGCCCGCTCTACATCGTGCAGGCGCGGCCGGAGACCTCGGTCTCGCGGCGCGCGGTGAACGTGATCGAGACCTACGTGCTGGAGGAGCGCGCCGCCGTGCGGGTGCAGGGCCGCGCGGTCGGTGAACGCATCGCGGCCGGGGCCGTGCGGCGCATCGCCCAGGCCAGCCAGCTGCCGCAGTTCCAGCCGGGCGAGGTGCTGGTCGCCGACACCACCACGCCCGACTGGGAGCCGGTGATGAAGACCGCCGCCGCCATCGTCACCAGCCGTGGCGGGCGCACCTGCCACGCGGCGATCGTGGCACGGGAACTCGGCATCCCGGCGGTCGTCGGGGCCGAGGGCGCCAGCGCGCAGTTGCAGGACGGCGAGCCGGTCACGGTGTCCTGCGCCGACGGCGACATCGGCCGCGTCTACACGGGCCGCCTGCGTTTCCGTGTCGATCAGCAGGATCTGACCGGCCTGCGGCGCCCGGCCACCCAGGTGATGGTGAACCTCGGCAACCCCGAACTGGCCTTCAAGACGGCCCTGCTGCCCTGCGACGGCGTGGGGCTGGCGCGCATGGAATTCATCATCAACGAGTACATCCAGGTGCACCCGATGGCCGTGCTGCACCCCGAGCGCATCGCCGACCCGGCGGTGCGGAGCCAGGTGCTGGCGCGCGCGGCCGGCTACCCGAGCGGTGCGGCCTTCTTCATCGAGACGCTCGCCGAGGGCGTGGGCACCATCGCCGCGGCGTTCTATCCGCGGCCCGTCGTCGTCCGGCTGTCCGACTTCAAGAGCAACGAGTACGCCGCGCTGCTGGGCGGCCGCGACTTCGAGCCGGTCGAGGAGAACCCGATGCTCGGGTTCCGGGGGGCGGCGCGCTACATCCATCCGGCCTACGCGGAAGGCTTCGCCATGGAGTGCGCCGCGCTGAAGCGGGTGCGCGACACCATGGGGCTGCGCAACCTCAAGGTGATGGTGCCGTTCTGCCGGCGGCTCGACGAGGCGCACGGCGTGCTGGCCGCGATGGCCCGGCACGGTCTGGTGCGGGGCCAGGACGGCCTGGAGGTCTACGTGATGTGCGAGATCCCGAACAACGTGCTGCTGATCGACGAGTTTTCGGAGCTGTTCGACGGCTTCTCGATCGGCAGCAACGACCTGACGCAGCTCACGCTGGGCGTGGACCGTGACAGCGCGATCGTGGCGAGTGCGTTCGACGAGCGCGACCCCGGGATGCTGAAGATGCTCCGGCTCGCGGTGGAAGGCGCCCGGCGCAACCACCGCCACAGCGGCATCTGCGGCCAGGCGCCGTCGGACCATCCGGAGATCGCCCGCTATCTGGTGGAGCTGGGCATCGACAGCCTCAGCCTCACCCCCGACCGGGTGCTGCGCACCGTGCAGCTCGTGCGCGAGATCGAGGACCAGCGGCCACGCCTGCCCTCTGGCAATTAGGCCGCGGTGCTGCCCGCCCTGGGCACGCCCACGGTCTGCGCCAGCAGCAGCTGTTCGTCGTTGCCCAGACCCATGGCGCCGGACAGCGCGTCCCGGTCGAACCAGGCCCGCACCACGGTCGCCAGTCCAGCCGACGCGCAAACCAGGTAGACATTCTGTGCCGCCGCCCCCGCGGCGGCGAAGGCATAGGCCTCGCGCCTGGCCGCCGGCACCAGCGCCATGCGGGCGTGGTCGGCGACGTAGATCAGGTCCAGGGCCGCGAGATCGACGAAATCCTGGTAGCCGGTGACGGCACGCACGTCGCTGGCCGAGAGGCGTTCCAGGGCATGCGTCCCGGGCTCATACCGGAACAGGCCCTGGGGCAGCGCCACGTACAGGCACAGCTCCTGCGCATTCATCGCGCTGGGCACCGTGCGGCCGCCAGGCGCGGGGCGGTTGATGCCGCCAGCGGCCCATAGCTGCTCGGTCAAGGCGTCCGTGGCGAACTCGCGCTGCGACTGGCGTTTGCGCAAGGCCTCCATCAGGGACATGCCCCCGTCCTGGGTCGGCGGCAGCAGCACCCGGTGCGGGGCCGATGCACCGCGGGCCGGTCGTGGGCGGATCTGCCCCATCAGGCCCAGGGCCAGCTTGGTCAAGGTATTCATGGACATCTCTCCCGTTGCGTGTGCGGTCCCGTCTTCAGGACGGGTTCGAGGCCAGTTCGGCCGGCGGCGATGCGGACCGAGGCCAGGCCTGCAGCAGCAGGCAGCCCAGACCGGCGATCAAGCCCAGTACGCCGATCGCGGCGCCCAGACCGGGCACCCAGCCCACGAGGTACATCAGCACCAGCACCACGGCGCTGGCACCGATGCGCACCGGCAGGCACTCCGACTGGTCCGGCCACCAGCGACGCAAGGCCCAGTCGCCCACCGCGGTGGCGGTGATGGCCCAGGCCAGCGGCATCAGCGCGGCGTAGGCGGCCAGCGCGACCAGGCCGAGCGGAATGCCCACCAAGGTGAGGCACAGCAGCACCACCGCCATCGGCAGGCCGACCAGCCAGGCGAAGCCCAGCAGCAGGCTGGCGCCGGGGCGCTCGCGCAGGGTGCGGGCCAGTGTCGCGGAGAAGGACGGCAGCACCGCCAGCAGCACGCTGGCCAGCAGGAGGTGGCCGAGCGTCCACAGGGCGCCGAACACCCCCATCCCGCCAGACCAGTCGGGCCGCGGTTCGGCTGCCCGGCGATCGCCGGGCCTGACCCGCACCGGCAGTTTCTCGATGCCACCCGCCACCTGGGCCGCGGGATCCTGCACCAGCGGTTCTTCGCTGCGGTAGCGCAGCTGGCCAGCGATCCGGGCGTTGGGTCCCAGCTCGATCCGGGCATGGAGTGCCACGACATCCCCACCGACCGGGCCGTCGATCAGCAACTGCCCGCCGGCACTGTGCACCTGGCCCCGCACCTGACCGTACAGGCGCACCCGCCCGCCCGCCACCGAGAGGTTGCCGCCGATCTCGGCCTTCGGACCCAGCTCCACCTGGCCACCCGCCACCCGGGCATGGCGCCCGACCCTGGCGTCGAGGCTCAGCTGTCCGCCGGCCGCATGGACCGAACGCGCGGTGTCCGCACCCAGGCGCAGCTTGCCGCCGACCGCCAGCATGTCACCAGCGACCGGCGCATCCAGATCAACGCTGCCACCCGAGACGATCAGGTCGCCGTTGACCGGCTGGCGGACCGTGACCGTGCCGCCGCCGATGAACACGTCCTGCTCCACGACCAGCGGCGGATCGCCATCGCCAGGGGGTTCAGCAGCCACCACCAGCAGCGCCACCACGCACGACAGGCCTGCTCCGAGTTGCTTCCACATCGCTACCGCTCCTGCAAGGCATCCAGCACATCGTTCAGCGTCACCAGCCGCGGGTACGCCGACTCCGGAATCCGGACCCCGAAGCGCTGCTGCAGCGCGACCATCAGGTCCAGCCAGTTCATCGAGTCCAGATCGACCTGGCGGCGCAGCGGCCGCGCGGGATCGATCGCGGCGGGATCGATTTCCGGGGCGATGCCGCGCAGCAGCGCCAGCACGGCGTCGGCGCGGGCACGGCGGTCGTCAGGCAAGGGGTCCGACATGGGGCGTCTCCAGGGCTTGCGGCTGCTGCAGCCATTCGCGCAGCTCGGCCAGGAACAGCGCGCCGCGGTGGCCGTCCGAGGCGCGGTGGTCGGCCGCGAGCGTGGCGCAGACGACCGGCACGGCCTGCACGGCGCCGTCCTGCACCCAGGGGCGCTCGGTCAGCCGGCCGAAGCCCACCAGCGCCACCTGCGGCGGGTAGATCACGCCGAAGACGGCATCGACCCCCTGGTCTCCCAGGTTGGTGACGGTGACCGTCGGGTCGCTCATCTCCGAGCTGCGCAGCGACCCGGCGCGGGCCCGCCGCACGAGGTCTGACAGGGCGCGCATCAGCTCTGCCGGGGTCTGGTCGCCGACATCGTGCAGGGCCGGCGCCACCAGCCCGCCACCGCGCAGCGAGATCGCCACGCCGGCATGCACGGCAGCAGCCGGCTCGAAGCGTCCCTCGCGGTAGAAACCGTTCAGCTCCGGCGTGCGCCGCAGCGCCAGCGCCACCGCCTTGAGCAGCAACACCGCCGGCAGCAGGCGCTCGGCGACCGGCAGCTCCGCATTGCGCTGTTGCAGCCACGCCAGCGCACGGGCCATCGGGATGGTTTCCGAAAGGTAATAGTGCGGAATCTCGCGCTTGGAACGGCCCATCGCCGCCGCGATGGCCTTGCGCATCTCCTGCAGGCGGTCGGCGGCTGTGGCGCTGGTGCCGGCGTCCGTTGCAGGCGCGGGGCGTGCCGCGGCCTCGACATCCGCCAGCGTGACCGACCCCTGCACGCCGCTGCCCTGCAGGCGCTCCGGATCGATGCCCAGTTCCCGCGCCCGCCGGCGGGCGGATGGCGACACCGCCCGGCGCCCGGCCGGTGCCTCCGCGGCAGCCGGCGATTCACCGGGGGCCCGCAGCGTGGCCAGCACCGTGCCGACCGGCACCTTCTGCCCCGGCTGCACCAGCAGTTCGGAGACGACCCCCTCCTGCCAGATCTCGACATCGACCGCCGCCTTGGAGGTGTCCACCACGGCGACGACCTGCCCGCGCTGCACATGGTCGCCCGGCTGGACGTGCCAGGCCACCAGCGTGCCCTCGTCCATGTCGGCACCCAGCGAAGGCAGCACGAAGTCGATCATGGCGCGCGCCCCATCAGGCGGCGCACCGCCGCGACGATCTTGCCAGGCTGCGGCAAGGCGGCCTCCTCCAGATGGCGCGCATACGGGATCGGCACCTCCTCGCTGCAGACCCGCGCCGGCGGTGCGTCCAGGTCGAAAAAGGCCTGCTCGGACACGCGTGCCACCACCTCGGCCGCCAGGCTGCCCGAGCGCCACCCTTCATCGACCACCACCACGCGGCGGCACTTGCGCACCGAGGCCAGCACGGTGGCCTCGTCGAGCGGCCGCAGCACGCGCAGATCGACCACCTCGGCCGCGATGCCGTCCGCCGCCAGCGCCTCGGCCGCCTCCAGCACCTTCGGCAGCGAGCCGCCATAGGTCACGAGGCTGACGTCGCTGCCACTGCGCCGCACCCGGGCCTGCCGGATGTCGACCCGGCACACCGCGGGCACCTCGCCCTGCAGGTTGTAGAGCTGCGCGTGCTCGAACAGCAGCACCGGGTCCGGATCGGCCAGCGCGGGCGCCAGCATGCCGCGGGCGTCCTCGACGGTGGCGGGGGTCAGGATGCGCAGGCCGGGAATGTGGCCATACCAGCCCTCGAAGCTGTGCGAATGCTGCGCCGCCACCTGCCGCCCTGCGCCGGTGGCCATGCGGATCACCAGCGGCACCGAGAACTGCCCGCCCGACATGTGGCGCAGCAGCGCCGCGGTGTTGACGATGGGGTCCAGCGCCAGCAGGCTGAAGTTGACCGTCATCACCTCGACGATCGGACGCATGCCGCCGAGCGCAGCGCCGACCCCGGCACCGACGAAGCCGAGTTCCGACAAGGGCGTGTCGCGGATGCGCTCGGGGCCGAACTCGTCGAGCAAGCCCTTCGACACCGCGTAGGTGCCGCCGTAGCGGCCCACGTCCTCGCCCATCAGGAACACCCGCGGGTCCTGCTGCAGCGCCTCGCGCAGGGCTTCCTGCAACGCCTGGCGGTAGCTGATGGTCCGCAGACTGGTCGGGCTGCCGGACTGGTTCATGGCGCGGGCCCCTCTGCGGCCGGGGTGAGCACGTCGCGCAGCAGGTCTTCCACCGGCTCCCAGGTGCCGGCTTCGGCGAAGGCGACAGCGGCGTCCACCTCGGCCTGCGCGCGGGCATCGAGGGCCAGGAAGGTGTCTTCGGTCAGGTCACCCTGCGCCTTCAGGCGGGCCGTGAAGGTGTGGATCGGCCCGCGGGCCTTCCATTGCTCGACTTCGCTGCGGTCGCGGTACAGCTCGGCATCGAACATCGAATGGGCACGGAAGCGGTAGGTGCGGAACTCGATGAACCGCGGCCCGCCGTCCAGCACCGGCGGCCGCGCGCCGCGGACCGTCTCGTGCACGGCCACCACGTCCATGCCGTCCACGGCCAGCGCCGGCATGCCGTAGGACGCGGCCTTGAGACACAGGTCGGTCTGCGATTCGGAGCGCGCCAGCGCGGTGCCCATCGCGTACAGGTTGTTCTCGCAGCAGAACAGCACCGGCAGCCGCCACAGCGCGGCCAGGTTCATCGCCTCGTGGAAAGCGCCTTCGGCCACCGCACCCTCGCCGAAGAAGCAGGCCGTCACCGCGGACCGCCCCGCGAGCCGGTCGGCCAGCGCCAGCCCCACCGCCAGCGGCAGGCCACCGCCGACGATCGCCTGTCCGCCGAAGAAGCGCGTTGCGCGGTCGAACAGGTGCATCGAGCCGCCGCGTCCACGCGAGCAGCCCTCCTGCTTGCCGTACATCTCGGCCATCACCGCATTCATGCCCACGCCGCGCAGCAAGGCGTGGGCATGCTCGCGGTAGGTGGCGACCACGTTGTCGTCCGGCCCGAAGACCCGCAGCGCCCCTGCGGCCACCGCTTCCTCGCCGATGTACAGGTGCAGGAAGCCGCGGATCTTCTGCTGGCCATACAGCGCCGCGCACTGCTCCTCCATGCGGCGGATGCGCAGCAGATCGTGCAGCACCGCCAGCGAGAGCGCTGGCGCCCACGGCACCGGGCCGGACGGCGGCAGCGGCACGCCGGACCCCGGCCCGGTCACGGGCTGCCCCCTTCCAGGGTCGAGGTATCGCCCTCGGGCAGGCCGAGTTCACGCGCCTTCAGCAGGCGCCGCATGATCTTGCCGCTGCGGGTGCGCGGCAGCGCGGGCAGGAAGGCGATCTCCTTCGGCGCGACGGCCGCGCCCAGGCGGAGGCGGGCATGCGCCAGCAGCGACAGGCGCAGCGCCTCGTTCGCTTCGTGGCCCGCCCGCAGCGACACGAAGGCCTTCACCAGTTCGCCCAGCACCGGATCGGGCTTGCCGATCACGCCCGCTTCGGCCACGGCGGGGTGTTCCATCAGCGCGCTCTCAACCTCGAACGGCCCGATCAGGTGGCCGGCGGACTTGATCACGTCATCGGCCCGGCCGACGAACCAGTAATAGCCATCGGCATCGCGCCGAGCCAGATCGCCGGTGAGGTACAGATCACCGGCAAAGCACTTCCGGTAGCGCACCTCGTTGTCGAGGTAGCCGCGGAACATCGACGGCCAGCCGCGGCGCAGCGCCAGCTCGCCCTCGACACCGGGCGGCTCGATGACACGCACCTGCGGCGGTGCGCCCTCGGCTTCGAGGTGCTCGACGATGCAGGCCTCGACGCCCGGCAGCGGCCGGCCCATCGAGCCGGGCTTGATGTCGAAGGCCGGGGTGTTGGCGATCATGATGCCGCCGGTCTCGGTCTGCCACCAGTTGTCGTGGATCGGCAGCCCCAGCGCCTCCCGGCCCCACCAGACCGCCTCGGGGTTCAGCGGCTCGCCCACGCTGGCCACGAAGCGCAGCGCCGGGAATGCGTGGCGACGGGCCAGCGCCACCCCCGCCTTCATCAGCATGCGGATCGCCGTCGGCGCCGTGTACCAGACGCTGATGCGCTCCGATTCGAGCAGCGTGTACCAGCGCTCGGCATCGAACTCCTCGCGGTCAACCAGCGAGGTGACGCCGTGCAGCAAGGGCGCGATCAGACCGTAGGACATGCCGGTCACCCAGCCCGGATCGGCCGTGCACCAGTAGCGGTCCTCGGGGTGCAGGTCGAGTGCGTAGCGCCCGGTCGCGTGGTGGGTGACGACGGCGTCGTGCACGTGCAGGGCGCCCTTGGGGGTGCCGGTGGTGCCGCTGGTGAAGTGCAGCAGCGCGGGATCGTCGGGCCGCGTCGTGATGGCCACCGGCTCGTCGCTGGCGGCCGCCATCCGTGCAGCGAGGTCCAGCGTGCCCGGTTCGTCCGTGGGGATGGTGGACGCGAGCGCGCCATCCTCGGCCACGAGCAGCACATGGCGCAGGGTCGGCATCTGCGCGCGCAGGGGGCGGACCTTGCGGGCATACAGGGTGTCGGTAGTCACCAGCACGTCGCCACGACCGAGCCGGATGCGGGTAGCGATCGGCTCCGGCCCGAAGGCGGAAAACAGCGGCGTGACCACGACACCCAGCTTCAGCGCGCCGAGCACCGCCACATGGAGCGCGGGAGTGCGCCCGGCCAGCACGAACAGGTGCGCCCCCGGACCGACCCCGAGACTGCGCAGCACCTGCGCGAAACGGTGGGTCTGGCGTGCCAGTTCGCCATAGCTCAGCTCGACCGGCGGGGCATCGCGTGCCACGAACCGCAGGGCGATGCGCTCGCGCAGCGGCCCCGCGGCATGCCGGTCGACCGCCTCGAAGGCGATGTTGAGCCCGCCCCCGGGCAGGCCCTGCAATGCGGCCCGCGCGTCCTCCCAGCGGAAGGCCCGGCATTGCGCCGCGTAGTCCGCCAGATGGGGCGGCAGACGCAGATCGGCAGCGGTCTTGTGGAGGATGGCAGGTCGGTCCATGGCGAGACTCCCTGCCCGCAGGCTAGCGTCCGGCGCTGGCCGGGCGTTGCGTCTGCTCAATCACCGGTCCGGCCAGCCGCTCCGGCGTGCCGGCCAGAGCGGACGCCCCCGGCGCGCCGGCCGCGGCCCACCCACCCCCACGCGCTCGCAGGCGCGGCGGTAGTCCTGCAGCGTGCGCTGCGCGCGGCCCAGCACCGTTTCCGGCAGATAGCCCTGCGGCCCGAGCGTGCCGAAGTCGCGCCCGGCCAGCAGGGCCATGCCGTCGCTGGCGTGGTCGGCGGTGAAGATCTGGAAGCGGCCGGCCACCACCGCCTCCACCACGCGGGGACTCAGCATCAGGTTGCGGCGGTTGCGGCGCGGGATCAGCACGCCCTGCCCGCCATCCAGCCCCAGCCGCTCGCAGCTGCGGAAGTAGCCCTCGATCTTCTCGTTGATGCCGCCGACCGGCAGCACCTCGCCATGCTGGTTGAGCGCGCCGGTCACCGCGATGCCCTGGCGCAGCGGCAGGCCGGACAGCGCGGACAGCAGGGCGTAGAACTCGGCGCACGAGGCCGAGTCGCCTTCGACACCGCTGTACTCCTGCTCGAACACCACCGCGGCATCGAGTGCCAGCGGCGCGAGGTGCGAGAACAGCGCCGACAGGTAGCTCTGCAGGATCAGCACGCCCTTGTCGTGGATGGGGCCGGACATCTCGACCTCGCGCTCGATGTCGAGCAGCCCTTCCTCGCCCGCATGGGTCGACGCCGTCACCCGGACCGGGAAACCGAACTGGTAGTCGCCAAGGTCCACCACCGTCAGGCCGTTGACCTGCCCGACCCGCTCGCCGCACACGTCCAGCAGGCGTTCGCCGTCGGTGATCGATTCCTGCAGGCGCTGCTCGGGGTAGTCGTGCCGGTAGAGGCGCGCGGCGATCGCCGCTTGCACATCCTGCGCCTCGACCAGCGTGGCACCCCGGGCACGGGCCGCGCCGGCGCTCTCCATCACCAGGGCCTCGCAGCGGGCGAAGCGGGCGCTCTGGCGGGTCTGGTCCTCGGCCTCGCGGTGGGTTTCCTCGATCAGGCGGGCCACGGCCGGGGCCGTGCAATGCGGCAGGCCCAGCCGGCGGCAGGCGTGGGCCACGAAGACGGCGGTGGCCCGGTGGGTCTCGGCCGTGGCCGTGAAGCTCTCGGCGAAGTCGACCTTGCAGCGAAAGCGCCGGGCCAGTTCGGGGTCGCCCTCCTGCACGAGGTAGTACTCCTCGACCGAGGCGATCAGCACGATCTTGAGCACCACGTCGACCGGCTCGGGCTGCAGCGATGCCGCGCTGACGGGCGCGTAGAGCATGCCCGGCTCCTCCATCTGCAGCCGGCCGCTGCGCAGGAAACGCCGCAGCTTCTCGCGCACCACCTCGTCGGCCAGCAGATCGCGCAGGTGCAGCAGCAGGAAACC is a window from the Sphaerotilus montanus genome containing:
- a CDS encoding proteasome-type protease, which encodes MTYCVGIRLNAGLVFLSDSRTNAGLDAISTFRKMMVYEKAGDRCMVLLSAGNLSISQCVREILQTEKIPNGDGEPITIWNAKSMFDATRVLGSAVRRVYETDGKALQNAGIDFNCSMIFGGQIGDEAMRLFLVYSAGNFIEATRETCFFQVGESKYGKPILDRVLTPDTPLDEAAKCALVSMDSTLKSNLSVGLPLDLLVYRAGDLKADRIVCIDDKNPYFKMIHDTWGQRLREVFEGIDDPAWNGAAAEFPLMQESERYESMRKITHPGERIV
- a CDS encoding alpha/beta fold hydrolase, with translation MPTQPGVIVFSHGNSFPAGTYAQLFAHWRAAGWRVEAVEKYGHDPHYPVTSNWPRLRDQLIDFVDGLALGAPVVFVGHSLGGFLSLKAALKRPDLAQAVVLLDSPVLTGWKAHSVQVAKATRLIQRISPGKVAARRRHHWASVDEARAHFAAKHIFARWDPLCLEDYLHAGLEPAAQGGVQLAFDRQVEARIYNTLAHNLGDVLRRHPPRFPVAFLGGTQSREVRQVGLAATRALVRERFQWIEGTHLFALEHPAETAARVLALIGEMPLQKR
- the ppsA gene encoding phosphoenolpyruvate synthase translates to MNDANDCIRWLSGLSMADLPLVGGKTASLGEMFRELRPLGVRIPDGFAVTAAAYREALDAAGAWGPLHALLDRLDKRDLDALAHAGAQAREIVYAAPMPAPVEAGIRLAWRALQARFGPTLSVAVRSSATAEDLPNASFAGQHDTYLNVRGEQMLVDAIKRCQASLFTDRAISYRIDQGFDHFKVALSVVVMQMVRSDLASSGVVFTLDTESGHPDVVFITGAWGLGENVVQGAVDPDEFHVHKPTFRAGYRCVLRRRLGRKQIRMVYSGGDTRAPVVNQPTPAADRARFCLSDTDVLALTDAALKIEAHYSRRAGSWRPMDIEWAKDGPDGPLYIVQARPETSVSRRAVNVIETYVLEERAAVRVQGRAVGERIAAGAVRRIAQASQLPQFQPGEVLVADTTTPDWEPVMKTAAAIVTSRGGRTCHAAIVARELGIPAVVGAEGASAQLQDGEPVTVSCADGDIGRVYTGRLRFRVDQQDLTGLRRPATQVMVNLGNPELAFKTALLPCDGVGLARMEFIINEYIQVHPMAVLHPERIADPAVRSQVLARAAGYPSGAAFFIETLAEGVGTIAAAFYPRPVVVRLSDFKSNEYAALLGGRDFEPVEENPMLGFRGAARYIHPAYAEGFAMECAALKRVRDTMGLRNLKVMVPFCRRLDEAHGVLAAMARHGLVRGQDGLEVYVMCEIPNNVLLIDEFSELFDGFSIGSNDLTQLTLGVDRDSAIVASAFDERDPGMLKMLRLAVEGARRNHRHSGICGQAPSDHPEIARYLVELGIDSLSLTPDRVLRTVQLVREIEDQRPRLPSGN
- a CDS encoding SagB/ThcOx family dehydrogenase — its product is MNTLTKLALGLMGQIRPRPARGASAPHRVLLPPTQDGGMSLMEALRKRQSQREFATDALTEQLWAAGGINRPAPGGRTVPSAMNAQELCLYVALPQGLFRYEPGTHALERLSASDVRAVTGYQDFVDLAALDLIYVADHARMALVPAARREAYAFAAAGAAAQNVYLVCASAGLATVVRAWFDRDALSGAMGLGNDEQLLLAQTVGVPRAGSTAA
- a CDS encoding polymer-forming cytoskeletal protein, with the protein product MWKQLGAGLSCVVALLVVAAEPPGDGDPPLVVEQDVFIGGGTVTVRQPVNGDLIVSGGSVDLDAPVAGDMLAVGGKLRLGADTARSVHAAGGQLSLDARVGRHARVAGGQVELGPKAEIGGNLSVAGGRVRLYGQVRGQVHSAGGQLLIDGPVGGDVVALHARIELGPNARIAGQLRYRSEEPLVQDPAAQVAGGIEKLPVRVRPGDRRAAEPRPDWSGGMGVFGALWTLGHLLLASVLLAVLPSFSATLARTLRERPGASLLLGFAWLVGLPMAVVLLCLTLVGIPLGLVALAAYAALMPLAWAITATAVGDWALRRWWPDQSECLPVRIGASAVVLVLMYLVGWVPGLGAAIGVLGLIAGLGCLLLQAWPRSASPPAELASNPS